Proteins encoded in a region of the Luteitalea sp. genome:
- a CDS encoding SgcJ/EcaC family oxidoreductase, which produces MPELTSKRGRRGDEPHRLRWSLDGNQDAPVRFARAPGGKLMRVVATCVTCLLASLALVALRHDPGHAQAARSQTADDAAIRDLVAKYVDAREQRSAAAIEELFTEDADQLTSSGEWRRGRDQVVRGALASSERTGGTRTITVETVRLLAPNLAVADGRYEIAGVSGGDSRRMWTTFVLAQGANGWRIAAIRNMLPAS; this is translated from the coding sequence ATGCCGGAGCTTACAAGTAAGCGCGGCCGTAGAGGAGATGAGCCGCACAGGCTTCGCTGGAGCCTCGATGGCAATCAAGACGCGCCCGTGCGATTCGCACGAGCGCCAGGAGGTAAGTTGATGCGTGTGGTGGCAACATGTGTGACCTGTTTGCTGGCGTCGCTCGCCTTGGTCGCACTTCGGCATGACCCTGGGCACGCCCAGGCTGCCAGGAGTCAGACAGCCGACGACGCGGCGATTCGAGACCTGGTAGCGAAGTATGTCGATGCGCGTGAGCAGCGGAGCGCGGCGGCGATCGAGGAGCTGTTCACCGAGGATGCCGATCAGCTGACATCGTCTGGCGAGTGGCGCAGGGGACGTGATCAGGTCGTCCGCGGCGCGCTCGCATCGTCTGAGCGCACGGGCGGCACGCGCACGATCACTGTCGAAACCGTTCGCCTGCTCGCGCCCAACTTGGCAGTTGCCGACGGACGCTATGAGATCGCCGGCGTGTCCGGAGGCGACAGCCGCCGGATGTGGACCACGTTCGTCCTGGCGCAGGGTGCGAACGGGTGGCGGATCGCGGCGATTCGCAACATGCTGCCCGCGAGCTGA